A window of Eucalyptus grandis isolate ANBG69807.140 chromosome 4, ASM1654582v1, whole genome shotgun sequence genomic DNA:
CAAATGCAAGTTTACTGTACTTTTCAGTTTTAGTTTACCAAATAGTCTAGCATTTCATAAAACCCTttatctcaaaggtatttgcatttctcCCAAGTGCATTTttccaaagccgaaccaaacgagCCCTAAATAGAGGTACACGACCCTATTCCAGATTTAGAGAAACAACTCACCAATGCTAGAACCACACACTTCTTGTGTCGGCGGCATGACCGACGAAATCACAAGGCTCGCAACTTGAACGGCGACGGTTCATTGAAGTTGAGCTCAAAGCCAAGGGTGCTCGGCTTGAGCGGATGGAGTGCAACGATGAGGATGATGGTGAGCCGAGTGGATGATGAAGctatagaaaatgaaagaaaataaatggaggTGAAAGAAGGATGGGGTGCTACAGTAGAAATGGAGAATGCGTGAggggggagaaaaagaaaagaagagggggGGGTGATGTCGTCCAGAGCCGAAAAGtggggaagaggagagagaaagaataaagTAATGGAGGGTTGCGGGGTAATTGCAGTAGAAGGGTTGGCGAGGTGAGGGGGTGGAAaagtgggagagagagggagaaaagaagaaagagagaagaaaagacagcAGAAGAAGTTACCGTAAGTGTGGGGGTGGAAATTGCGTGCGAAGGAGGGGATGcgtgaaggagaagagaaagaggagagagagagaagaaaaagaataatagtaATATagttatcattttcttttcttttaatctccGATTTTTcatccgataatttctttttccgaaatttcgggatgtcacacctaGACTACCAAACAGATAAAAACCAAtccatggaatttttttttctttatgatcaatttttcaatgaaacaaatgcACTCTTATCATATTATTGTAACATTTAATGTATTAAACTCGCAAtaccttcttaattgatttttttgggaaaagtgtcaatttaatctttaactttttaattatatcaatttagtcataaaaccttttaatctaatatcaattcaattattctagctaattttggctaaatattgttaatgtggataattttaaaatatatatattttaatttttttgaatatttctatgatttttgtcttttctttccttattttttcttcctttctttttccttcttcacctAAGCGAGAGTCATCGTTGCCTGCTAGAGGCAAGGCTTGATCGGGCAAGGGCCAAGTGAGGGATCCCCTCACCCAAGCCATGGCAACCTTGTCGGGTGTCACCTTTGCTTAGGTGACGcttggcgagggttggccttACCAGATCTAGCAAAAGAAGCCCTTGGCTAGTTGAGACGCCACCTTTGGTGAGTGATGGTAACCCTTGCCCAAGTGAGGCCAACTCACCCGGCTATGGCCAATGGCCaatcaacaacaaaaggaagaagaaaggaagaaaaaaagaaaaaaagatattattaaaaattattcacgtcaacAATATCCCGttaaaattggttaaattgacactaaatcaaaattttataaaaaattgacacaattgaaaagtttaaaactaaattggcatatatgtaataagtttataacttttctatcacttttcccttcttttttttttttgtattattactACACTTTTATGTCTAATGTGCATACCAAATCACAATTGTTTGCAAAcattatttgatttgatgagCTCGAGCCGTAAATGGCTCTAGAAACTTTTGCGCAATGGATGCACTTTGAGCGTGCCTCGTGCTATGACATCAACGCACAGCTTGTTGTTTAGTTAGCCTTTGCCTCCTTCGAGAGCGAAAAGCCAATAGAAGCGAACAAAAAGGATGTGAAAAACTCACGAATAGTCGATTGGACTTCAGATAAGGTATGTTTTGGGAAACTTTCTTGGACATGAGTCATGTCGCATGGCAGGTGTCTTATTAAGGGCCCGACCCAAATTTAATCAATATCGACTCGTTGTACACTAAACATACATGACGACAGTTTTCCAAGTGCAAGTATGTGAAGATGCAACCAACTTCATCGTCACTCTAGTTGGgttggttgagagagagagagagagagaagggggagagaACATCCCACAAGAGCTTCAAATAACCAAGGAAAATGCAAGATAATTTCCAGGAACTGCTCTTTTACAAAGCTTCAGGGCACAACATACAAGCCACGGATATGCTCACCAGCCCACCTCTACCAACCGGATTATCCTACAGCAGAAAAGGgtgaaaaaaaataggaaagaagAAGCTATAACGCCGGACCGCAATATTTGCAAAAGCAGAACCATAAGTAAAATTGGTCGCATGCAAGAATTTCGCCTCCTTTCCACCTCTGGCGAGAGACCTGTGATTTTACAAAAGAAACTAATACTTCCTCTTCCTTATTTTGAAGGTAGATGATCGGATTACGTCATCATCAGTATTCAGGGTCGCCTCCAGAGTCTCAATAGACTCGGGTTTGGTGAAATAGGTGAAGAGAAGGTAGATACCATCCAAGTAGGTGTTAGATTCCCCtgctttgttcttcttcttgatgctgTAGGCCAATGGAATCACACCTCTGTTGAAAACCTCAACGTACATTCCGCCTCCAGCAACAAGCAGCTGCAACAATGTACACCGTTAGCAAGATGACTCAAGTTCGTGACAATAGCAAGTATCAAGTGATATGCATGCAGCTTGAACCATCACTTGAGAAgcttctcccaaaaaaaaagaggttaaaaAACACTTCTGCAACTAGGGCTCATTAGTCCTTTCAACATGTATCCAGTGACAGTGGTGATAAGATAATATACACAGTTTGACCATGCTCGGACCTAAACATCCTTCCCTGACAGAAATGCAACAAACTCTGCTAGAAATGGAAAAACATGAACACAAAACAGGAGCGACATAGCCAAGGAGAGAAAACATGAAATCTTGTAAACAGAATGTTAATGGAGAAGCTTTGGACTTATTGACCTCAATTAGCAGATAAGACAACACTGACAGATAGAAATTCAGCACATTAAGAGTTAAGCTAAACTTTGCACTGAATTAGACCATATCAAAACCGATAAGTAGAATAGTCCAATCGATATCAATCACGTCACAAGCATTATAAATGGAAGAAAGTTCTTAGGGCAAATCCGCTGAAGGGTGTTATGTACAGTCACAGaactaaaaagaaatgcaagGCTTATACAGATGCAAATGGATGATTAGTACAAATACACCAGAAAGCAGGTAATATTGTCTGAAATGTCCAGATATTACATCGAATCACTACAGTATATGCTTAATGAAGGCCGtaaacagactttgacactcaAATTATAAGCACATAAAAACAAGGGAAAGaacaacaaaatcaaagaaTCATGACAGTTCAATGTTTTAAGCCCCCATTACCTTTATACCATACCTCCAAAATCTAAGGataagaaaacaacaaaagatgCATCAAATTTGCATCAGAAGCAGAAAGGGAACCTGAGGAGATTTCCCActgagagagagatgggttaTGACTATAGCCTATAATAAGAGATGATTATATGAAATGAGATGATTATCAACCTTGAAGAACCCCTTCTAGTCACTAAAGCCGCCACGAACACAACCAGCTCATTTCTTTATCCAGAAGTTCATGGCATTAAGATATTGTATAAGAAAATAGTATAGCCTCCGTTTATCATATATTAcccaatgcaaaattttttaaaaactacaAGAAGCAAGTAAGGGCATTTTCTCATTTTAAGGATCTGACAGACAGTTATAAAGGGTAGATGTCCTTCAATTTCATGCTCTGTGATAAGCATGGTGAGATAAGCTATTGGCCAGTTCAGCCGAATATATGATCCAGTTAGAAAAAATTACTTactcttgggaaaaaaaaaaccaatgggAAAGCAAGAAAACTGTCGGCCTCAGTTGAGGAATAAGACAAAACCTAACCTAGATTTGTGAAGTGGGTAATGTATCATGTATTATGACATCAGTTCCTACCAACATTCTTATACCAACAAAGGATCTGCTTAGGCCCCATTATGAACTCCAATCACAACCAAGTGCAAGACCACCGTCGTCATGAACATGCAGAACATGCAATTACCTCGGATAATAATAAGGAAAGACTCGGTCATTGTCCCCAATGGGAAACTGAAATCACTGAAGACTAAACTCGTCATACAAAGCTAAGCCGCTATTATGCACTCGAATCACAACCAGCCGCGAGATCCATAAACAAAAATTCCAGGTCAGTTATGTTCCTTCCAAATAAACGATGACAATTTGCCTCCTACCAATCTAAAAAGCCAAGGGGAGTTGGCAAAAGCAATCAACCTCCAAGTGAAAAAGTTCCCTTTCTCTGAATGCACATAATTCGCACCTCTTCGGTTAATGTTTCATCACTATCGGTCTCATATCTCTCCGGATTACATTGCACATTCACTTGTAGAGGCATTTCTTGCATCTACATATGAGTGCTAGATTCTTGCAGGACAACTTTCAGTAGAATGAAAGATTACTAGCAACAGCTCAAGACGGACATTAGCAAATACAAAGTCATATAATCCTGAGGTGTGTCTTCTCAATTCTTTCAGCAGAATCCATCGTACAATCTCCAACAAAGCTTCAAACTTGCATCATCAACTTCCCCAGCTAATGTCTAATCAAACCTATACAGTATACCAGCAATAGCACATGCCATACTCCACCAAAATCGTTTCGTTCTCTTCTTCCTATACTTCCTGATCAAAAGAAACAGAACGAACTAAAAGTCCAAAACATCACGAAGCTCAAGAAACGCATCACCTCTTCGTACTTCTGGGTCAACGCGAGCCTCTCGTCCTCGGACATGTCGGGCCTCAAGACCGCCATGGTCTCGTACGGCCGAAGCCCGGGCGGGCACTGGGGCTCCTCCCTGTCCTCCACCGCCGTCGCGCCCGACCCGGGCGGGGACCCCGGGTCGTCGTCGGACCCCAGCCCGCCCTCGAAGAAGGTGCCGGAGAAGTCGAGCGTCTGAGCTcggaccgccgccgccgcagccgccgccctTCCTCGAGGGCGGTGCCGGCGGGCGGCGTCGAGCAGGGAAGGGAGCGGCCGGAGGGGCGGGAGAAGGAGACGAGCGGGGACGAGAATTTGGAGGGAGGGTAGGGGCAAAATGGGGAATTCGAGAGCGTGGACGCAAGGGAGGAAGACGGAGAAGAGGCCATGGCCGACGAAAATCGGAGGAGCAAAAATGGCGGTGACGGAGGAGAGCTGGTTAGAGTGGATATCAGGATAAGGGGCGATCGGCAAGACGATGGATGTCTCATTTGGGCCTCggcgggccgggccgggcccaCGTTAGGAATTTTGTGTTGTTGTGGCCTCGAGTACGAAAGTTCATCATACGTCGTTAGTACTTAGTAGGATTATCAAATGGAACGGACACTTAGCGGCgtgataaaatttttacttctctatttctctatttttttgtttctcggaacaggtttggaatagaaatctgttccagaaataaatttgaagaaaaaaattagaagctaaaatttttacttctcaatttttacaatagaaattgagaaatcaattttgaccagaaatcaatttacgttccagaaattttgtcatgcccacttaattgattttcaagcAATTTTCTATGCagattaaaaagaataaaaaaatttccttgagAAAGTTACCGCCACTAAAATATGGGAATATAACTTGGGTCGAGAATCCCAATAATTGCGTGCATGCAAGCTGTTTTAGGAGGATAGATGTAATTTGGTCACTGAATTCAATGAAACGACATATTTTGTTGGTTGAATTAGACAAAAGGGAACGAACCACTGGTTTAACGAGTTTCCAGGTGATTTTctgtttgaaaaatgaaaacttctGGTGAAAAAGTTACCACTGctgaaaaataacaatatatcTTTTTATCAGTATTCTATAAATTGCATGCAAATTGTTATAAATTAGAGGAACGACTTTTATGTTGTCATGGGCTCAAATACAAAAGTCAATCATTGTGTAGTTTGGGCCATAGAATTTTGGTGAAACGACATATGTTGTTGATCGAATTAAATAAAAGGCACTAGTTTAACGAATTTTCAAGTGACTTTTTacattgaaaaatgaaaattcttggtGGAAAAGTTAACATCACTGAGATAGGGCAATATAgctttttgttgagaatctcaccaACCTTTTACACACTATTCTTAGTTAGGGCAACGAATTCTATGTTGTTGTGACCTTAAGTACAAAAGTCTACAGCTATGTGTTGAGATTTATCCCATATCGATTGTGGAAGAGGTAGGTGATCAAGACTACCCAACATTGTGTAATATGAACTAGTGGATTTTAGTGAAACAACATATGGTGTTgatcaaatcaaagaaaagtaaCAAATACCTAGTTTAAACAATTTTCAAGTAATTTTCTACCTCAGTTAAATATAAAAACTTATAGTGAAAAAGTTACCATCATGGAAACATGGCAATTTACCTTTTGATTGGGAGTCCCACCAACTACATGCACTACTCTAAATCAACGTGCGTATTTTATATTGTTGTACCCTTGAATGCAAAAGTTTGTCCTTGTATAATTTGGACCATCGGATTCCAATGAAACATTGCCCATTATTGATAGaattaaataaaaggaatgGACAACTAATTCAATCGTatcgattgaaaaaaaaaaaataataataattcaatcaattttcaagcGATATTCTACActagttaaaaaataaaaattcctagTGAAAAAGTTGTCATCATTGAAGTACGACAATGTACCTTTTGATTAGGGAAGTTGCAAAATGaatgaactaaaaaaataattactagCTACCAATCATACTTTTtccaactttgaaaattttctcacCCATTGAAATTACTAAGCATGATGAAAAGGTTCTATGATTACTATCATATGATTATGTTTTGCGTATAGCAATTACCAATATATATTGTAAGACTTGTAGATTCACACTACTTGACCTTTCCGATTGAGTTAGGAATTTCTAAGGGCCCTATCCCAGAAAACACCTTTACATGAGCACTTGTTTAGGAAGTTGAGAAAGGTCATTCCATCTCCATGCTCGAGCATCAATGAGCTTGCAAAAATACATTTGCATTGCCGGAACGTTCTTTgagtgcgtttggttcagcattctcaatgggctttcaACTTCTAAGCCCCTTAGGAAAATGCTAGACCATTTGGCAACCATTTTTAgtagctttcaaatgaaagctaGCATTGGAAAAGCTAAAAGCCCAATACTAGTAAAGACTAACTTTAAGCTTTCAGTATTTTGCcaaatattaaaacttatttttttttcttccaaattatcctcactcattcttcaaatttttgattATGTCatcgttattattttttttaaatgccaaaataatgctaaaaaaatcgaatatataaatgctaaaaaaattaaatatattttgtacttttaaaaaattatttatatatttgatttttaaccattatggtcaaaatttatatttaaagttgcatacattatttttttcaattttaaaaaataaaaattaaaaatttcaataaagggtttggtttttttttaaatatagatCCGTGGGGAATACGTTCGATGGAATAATTTTTAGATGTATTACCGCATCCCGAAGGGTTAGGACCACTTTTTACAGGTTAGTGGAATCTTTATGCCCAAAACCCCGATTCAAATAGTCATTTATTTGGTACCTCCCAAGGATCAGAACTGCCATTCTAACCCTTCTAGGGGGATTCCATCCACAAACGCAAAGTTTGTGGTTGACTGATATTGCTCATCATCATTTGgctattgcatttatttttctctgCTGGTCATATGTATCGAACTAACTTCGGGATTGGGCacgtataaatatatatatatatatatatatatatatatatatattgatttcttagccttattttcaattttatatttaaaagtcgcatattttatttttttcaagttttaaaaaattaaaattaaaaaatttcgaccaatgatttggtcttttttaaaaaatatctatatgtatttgatttttttagtattattgtcaaaatttatatttataaagttgcatacattattttatttttaactttaaacaattaaaaatttaaaaattctgatgaagggtttggtcttttttaatatatataattaaatttttagcattattttcaaatttgtatttaaaaattttgacgaaggattttttttttttaattatatatatgaaatttgatttttttaacattattgtgaacatttatatttaaaaagttgcatacatcattttttttttttcacttttaagaaaataaaaattaaaaaattccaatgaagggtttggccttttttttttttgaaaaaaatattcatgtattcaaatttttagtattattgttaaaatttatatttaaaaagtcgcatatattatttttttcaattttaaaccattaaaatttagtatttttaaatatatatatatatatatatttgatcttttagcattattttcaaatttatatttaaaatttgcatacattattttttcaattttaaacaaataaaaattaaaaaatttcgaggaaggatttggtctttttttaaaaaaaaaattatatatatatgtattcgatttttttagtattattgtcaaaatttatatttaaaaagttggatacattattttttttcaattttaaacaaataaaattaaaaaaactaatattaatcacccaaagagctttcaaatgtattttctaCTAAACTGTATTTCTTTCAAAGTTGTTTTTCAAAACATAGTTTACCAAACGACATTTGCATTTACCTAAAGTCCTTTAGGCcaattgttttgtatttttccaatgggctttcaaaatgcTAAATCAAATGCACCATTTGTCCCTCCCCATCTTCAATCAATCCTTACAACTTTGTTCCCTAGGCTAGGCCCCATAAGCTTTATAAAAGTAGTTCAAGTCACGTTATGAGAACTTCACTAGCTCATCTATGGTTATGCCCTGATCATCATCTTATATTATATTCTTTGGCCCACATAGCAAAGATCTAATTTAGATGGGTGCATTTTGCTCCCAAACCTCTCTTTGAACCATCTGTGAATTGCATTGAGCTCATCGACACGAATTCAACTCGAATGCGTGCGAGCGCGTGAATCAAATTTATGCTTTTATTGTCAAGTCGTGTTGAAAATTATCATTTTGCATTATAAATTAAGTTGGATTGCAATCGATCATAGCGGAATTTTGTTTGGTAGGATCATGCAATATGTGGCTGTATATtttctttgcaaaaaaaaaaaaaaaaaaaaaaatgtacataacACAGCAAACaagagacaagaagaagaatggtACAACACTTTAACGGTGTTTCCCTCACAATTTTTAAGCAACTTTTTAAAGACTCCTATGCTCTCTTTCGAGTATTTTCTAGTGCACACAAAAAACGTCCACTCAAGCCCTCTGTTCAAAGTGGTAGACTTCCCACTAAGTTAGGAATCCTCTCTAGTTAATTGACAATCACCTCCCAATTAGAAATCTACTCGATTAATTGGAATTCCTCTAATTGGGCAATCACCAAAATTAATTCCATCCCGGTATTCTTCCTAAATAAGACTCCTCCTTATTTAGATTTCTTCCTTTTAAGTTCCCTACCATAATAGGACTCCTTCTTATTAGGTATTCTCGACAAGCAATCATCAAGATACTCCAAATCGCCTTC
This region includes:
- the LOC120292713 gene encoding LOW QUALITY PROTEIN: 30S ribosomal protein S6 alpha, chloroplastic-like (The sequence of the model RefSeq protein was modified relative to this genomic sequence to represent the inferred CDS: deleted 2 bases in 1 codon) is translated as MASSPSSSLASTLSNSPFCPYPPSKFSSPLVSFSRPSGRSLPCSTPPAGTALERAAAAAAAVRAQTLDFSGTFFEGGLGSDDDPGSPPGSGATAVEDREEPQCPPGLRPYETMAVLRPDMSEDERLALTQKYEELLVAGGGMYVEVFNRGVIPLAYSIKKKNKAGESNTYLDGIYLLFTYFTKPESIETLEATLNTDDDVIRSSTFKIRKRKY